Part of the bacterium genome, CCCGGTAGTAGCTGTCCAGCGCCCCCCGAAAGCCCGGCGCCAGCGGGCGGTACAGGATGAACGAGAAGCTCGCCTGCTGCGGGGTCTTGCTGTCCTTCGTCAGGCCGAGGTCCTCGACGGCGAACAGCTCCTGGCTCGTGGCGTCATAGCCGAAGCGGTACAGGTGGGGCGGGTCGAGCGGCGCGCCCAGCACAGTCGTGGCCTGTCCCGCTGACACGCACCCGAACGGATACAGCGACATCTTGCCGTTCGCCCCGCAGCCGACCGAGGTGCAGAAGCTATAGCTCTGCCCGGCCTCGATCGCGCGGCTGGTGCGCATGTCTTCATGCCACGTGTCGGCGTCCAGGGGCAGGCTGCAGTAGACGCTGACCCCGCGGTCCTGGCCGGTGAGGTCCGCCAGGACCCCCGTCACCCGCAGGCCCACCGTGGACCCGATCCTCAGGGGCGAGTAGTCGGCACTGATCCTCAGGCCCAACGCCTCATCGGTGGCCTCGAAGTGGGCGCCGGTCGGCGTGCGCTTCACTTCGCCCAGCGGCTGCCGGAAGTCGCTCTTGGTGCGGGCGTCGCACACGAAGAGCCCGCCGTTGCGCCTGCCGACCAGCCAGGTGCCCCACTTGGCGTCCAGCCGCAACGGCACGCTGCCGGTCAGGGCCACCGTCAGCCCGGTGCTGGACACGGGCACCACGCCGTCGCGCGGCGTCTTCGCCACCGGGATGCCGTCGAACGTCCCCGCGCCCGCCGGCAGGTCCAGCACGGAGAAGGCGAAGTCATCGAACCACGCTGTGCCGGTGTGACCGCGGAAGATGGCGTGGAAGCTGACGTCGCGAACGGGCTTCTCCGGCACGACCGTCACGCGGCGCTGCTGCCAGTCGTGCGTACCCACGGCGAAGGCCGAGATCTGCCCCCACAGCTCGGTGCCGTCCATGTACGTCAGGTCAATGTAGAGGGAGTAGTTGCTGTCGGGGGTGCCGCTGACATCCTGTGCCTTGCTCCACAGTTCCGCCGTGAAAGGGATGGGCTTGCCCTGGTTCAGTGCGACGGGGTAGGTCAGCCCCCGCTGCCCGGCGCCAGCATCGGTGATGGTGGTGCGGGCCGACACCTTCCCGCTGCGCGCGACCGTCGTGTCCACCTCATAGCCCTTGTCCCAGCGCGTCACGCCGACGATCTGTCCGCCCTCGACCTGCTCCAGGCCGCCGTTGGTGAGCACCTGCTTGCCCGAAACCGCCTCGCTGAGCGCGTGCTTGACCACGAGCGCCTTCGCTCCCGCGACAGCCGGCAGCATGAGCATGGCGACGACGCACGACAGGCACAGCACAGGGGCGAGACGGCGCATGGGGAGGGCCTCCAGATCGTGTCTTGAGGCGTGTACAGTTCCGTAGCGAGGGGAGCGCTTCCTGCGTCGGGGCAGTCGAGACTGTAGGGCGGGGGCTTGTACCCCGCCGCACCTGGGGCGAGCCCAACGGCTGGGCGGGGTACAAGCCCCCGCCCTACAGTGAAGGTTCCGACTACTGCGCTGCCGTCTCGTCTGCTGTCTCAGCCCTGTGGTTTCCCCGCACATGGCGCCAGATCCACAGGGCGATCCCCACCACCAGCACCACCCCGATGACAGCGTCGAAGCGATGGAAGTACGGCTTGAGCACCTCGATGTTCTCCCCCACCTTGACCCCGACGTACGCCAGCACCAGGCACCAGGGGAAAGATCCCAGGAGCGTGTAGAGGATGAACTTGCGCATGTCCATGCGGTTGACGCCGGCGGGGAAGGCGATGAAGGTGCGGATGACGGGCAGCAGGCGGGCGATGAAGACCGTGATGTCACCCCGGCGCTCGAACCAGCGGTCGGCCAGGTCGAGGTCGTGGTGGCTCATCAGGATGTACTTGCCGTACTTGAGGATCAGCGGCCGCCCCCCGTACATCCCCAGGTAGTACGCCGGGATGGAGCCCACGACGCACCCCATGGCCCCGAACAGCCCCACCAGCCAGATGTTGAACCGCCCCACGGTGCACAGGTACCCGGCGTAGGGCATGATGACTTCGGAGGGCAGCGGAATGCAGCAGCTCTCAATGCCCATCAGCAGCACGATCCCGCCATAGCCCATGCTGGACTCGACGTGGATGATGAACTGGCTGACGACCGCGAGGATGTGACTGACCATGGAGGCTCCGTGGGGGCGAGGTGGCGTCGCAGACAGAGCGGAGGGCTCCACAGAGCCCTCCGGCGTCAGACGACAGGTTCAGGATATACGGAACGCCGCCAGCCGGTCAAGCCTGCGGCTGGGGGCGTGAACACGGCCGATCCACCGACGGCACCTTCTCCACCTCCGCCCCGCAACTCGTGCACACCTGCGTGTCCCGGCCGATGGGTGTGCGGCACTTGGGGCAATGGATCGTCAGCTCCAGATTCGGGGCCGCGGGCTCCGGGCTGTCATCCGCCGGCTTGCGCTCGTTCATGTCATCCATGCTCGACTTCGCCTCACTCCGCGGCCCAGACGCCGCGCGTCGCCAGCCCCAGCAGCAGCGGCTTGGCCCCCAGCGTCCCGGGCACGAAGCGTATCTCGGCCACCGGCTTGTCGGGGCTGGGGTTCGTCAGCGGCGTCAGGTACGCCACCCGCTGCTGGTCGCCGACGGGCAGGGCCGTCGTCGCCATGGCCCCGTAGGCCTGGGGGAAGTCCTCGTCGGCCGCCACGGCTCGGACGTGAGTGCCGTACAGCAGCGGCAAGGCCGCCTCGGTGCCGTCTGCATACTTGAACACGATCTGCCCGATGGGCACGCCCTGCCAGTTCCCCTTCTTCTTGAACTCCTCGAGGAAGCCCTTGCGCGCGTCCGCGGGCAGGTCGGCCGCCAGTAGGGCGTACACCACCGCTAGCGGCTTGCCGACCGTGAAGCTCTTCTCCTCCGTCACCGGCTGCGCCCACGGCCGCAGGGCCATACCCGCGAGCTTCAGCGGCTGGTCGCCCGGCGCCACGTCCTCCACCGCGGCCCCCGAAGCGGCCGTGGCGGGCTGGGCCAGGCGCTGCTGGGCCAGCGGGCGCTTCTGCAGGAAGTCGGCAGCCAGCGGCACGCCGTTGGCCATCAGGTCGGGGTAGGCGTGCCAACTGTACTCCGCCGCCACGAGCTGGTTCAGATAGGAGTAGCTCAGCGCGTTCCAGCACGACTCCGTCAGCCACGGGACCTTGCTCCAGACACCCCACATGTTGCCCGCCACGAAGGCCAGGTCGGCGTTGTTGACGCCGCGCGAGTTGCACTTCCAGACGGTGAAGCCGCGCTGCTGCAGGTCGTGCAGCGACAGCGGCGCCAGCGTGGCCGACCAGTCGCACATCACGATGTCCTGGGGCAGCTTGTCCACGGTGTCGGCCAGGCTGAACGGCGGCCCGCCGTTGTGCTCCGGCAGGATCATGTCCGCCCACATCAGCATCTTGAGGTTGTGTGTCCGGGCGAAGCCGTCGAGCCAGCGGACGTGCTCGACGAACAGGTCGCGCTTGTCCAGCCCGGCGCAGCGCGGGCAGCGCTTCTCGGGGGGCAGGTTCAGCGTCTGCCACCGGATCTCGTCCAGCCCGAAGTGGAAGTACTTGGGCGTACACACCTCGATCAGCTCGGTGTAGACATCCTCCAGCACCTGCCGTATCTCCGGGTGGCGCGTGCAGAGCTGGTGCTCGTCCACATCCTCGCGCAGCTTCGGCAGGGGGATCGTCAGCCAGCCGGCATGGCCCAGCGAGTTGACGACCGGGAAGACCTCAACGCCCTGGGCACGCAGGAAATCCACCACGCGCCGGACGTCCTGCTTGCTCCACGCCGCCGGCCCGGCGATCTCCGGGTGCCGGTCGAACTTCATCCCCTGGGACACCTCCAGGCCCACGGCGTTGATCTTCTGATCCACCACGGTGCGCTGCAGGAAGTCCATGAAGAACTCCACGGACACCGGCGCATCATTGGGATAGCCCCAGCGGGTCGTGGGCAGGCCGATGTTGATGGCCCGGATGGGGAGCGAGGGCCAGTCGAGCACCGTCAGGCCCGGCACGGTGGTCTCGTCGGCACTGCCTGACACAGACAGGATGGCCTGCTTGAGCGTGATGGCCCCATTCCGCATCCCCGCCTCGTCCAACGCCGCCAGCACGATCTGCTTGTTGTCGGTGTGCAGCACATACCCCTGGGCCCGCAGCTCGGACAGGCGGTCCGTGACTTCCTCGGGTACCTGCGGCCGCTCGTAGTTCGGTGCGATGATGACCACCGCGGGCTTCAGCGCCTGCATCGCCTTGCGGTTGTACGCCACACGGCAGCCGCAGAGCGCCGCCAGGTCGGCCTTGACCCGCTCCAGCCCCACCTGCGCCACCTGCGGCTGTGACACGATGTACGCGCTCATGTCGTGCGGGAGCTTCAGCTTCGTCGGGTGCTGCTGTATGGACTTGGGCTGAGGGATGATCTGCAGGTCCGAGGGCTGCAGCCGGAGTGCCTCGAGCGCTACCGGGAAGGTGAACTGCCCGGCATAGCACAGTGTGCCCGTGGGCTCGGTGAGCCGCAGCTTCAGCCGCCCCTGGCCGGCCGCGTCCGGCGTGCCGGGCAACTGCACCCACGTCTCCTCCGTCGCGCTCTGAGCCGGCATGGTCCGCAGCAGCTCCTTGGCCTTCTTCTCGGGCCACTGGACCGTCAGACGGGCAGCCACGGTCGGCTCGAGCACGCTCTGCGGATCAAAGGTGAGGTAGTACTGCTGAGCCCGATCGGCGTAGAGCCTGGGCTCCAGCCCCGCCGGGCCGCCATTGTCCACCGAGTCCAGCGGCACCGCCCGCAGCGGCCGCTGCAGTTGCACCTGGTCTATCAGCGCCTCGTGCGTGCCCGAGGTCCCGAAGTACAGGCGCTTGAAGTGCTTCAGTTCAAAGGGCCGGCTCTCGCGGTTCCACAGCGTGTCAAACCGCAGGCAGAACCGCCGCCACTGCGTGCTGGACAGCGGCACCTGCCCGGCGTGGGTCGGCGATAGGTCGCCCACTTCGGACGCCAGGTACAGGTGCAGGTAGCTCTGCGTGCCATCGCCCTTGAGCCAAAAGCAGATCGCGTCATAGTCACCGTTGCGCCAGGGCGCGTCGTCGGCGAAGTACGGCGAGATCATGTTGCAGCCCTGCGGGATCTGCTCGTATCGGGC contains:
- a CDS encoding DedA family protein, which encodes MVSHILAVVSQFIIHVESSMGYGGIVLLMGIESCCIPLPSEVIMPYAGYLCTVGRFNIWLVGLFGAMGCVVGSIPAYYLGMYGGRPLILKYGKYILMSHHDLDLADRWFERRGDITVFIARLLPVIRTFIAFPAGVNRMDMRKFILYTLLGSFPWCLVLAYVGVKVGENIEVLKPYFHRFDAVIGVVLVVGIALWIWRHVRGNHRAETADETAAQ
- a CDS encoding family 20 glycosylhydrolase — translated: MRTLTLLLLCLPIPCLAADEPAMLTLFDFENGVSEWRANPWSGGKGFVEPATAAKFGKGALRARYEQIPQGCNMISPYFADDAPWRNGDYDAICFWLKGDGTQSYLHLYLASEVGDLSPTHAGQVPLSSTQWRRFCLRFDTLWNRESRPFELKHFKRLYFGTSGTHEALIDQVQLQRPLRAVPLDSVDNGGPAGLEPRLYADRAQQYYLTFDPQSVLEPTVAARLTVQWPEKKAKELLRTMPAQSATEETWVQLPGTPDAAGQGRLKLRLTEPTGTLCYAGQFTFPVALEALRLQPSDLQIIPQPKSIQQHPTKLKLPHDMSAYIVSQPQVAQVGLERVKADLAALCGCRVAYNRKAMQALKPAVVIIAPNYERPQVPEEVTDRLSELRAQGYVLHTDNKQIVLAALDEAGMRNGAITLKQAILSVSGSADETTVPGLTVLDWPSLPIRAINIGLPTTRWGYPNDAPVSVEFFMDFLQRTVVDQKINAVGLEVSQGMKFDRHPEIAGPAAWSKQDVRRVVDFLRAQGVEVFPVVNSLGHAGWLTIPLPKLREDVDEHQLCTRHPEIRQVLEDVYTELIEVCTPKYFHFGLDEIRWQTLNLPPEKRCPRCAGLDKRDLFVEHVRWLDGFARTHNLKMLMWADMILPEHNGGPPFSLADTVDKLPQDIVMCDWSATLAPLSLHDLQQRGFTVWKCNSRGVNNADLAFVAGNMWGVWSKVPWLTESCWNALSYSYLNQLVAAEYSWHAYPDLMANGVPLAADFLQKRPLAQQRLAQPATAASGAAVEDVAPGDQPLKLAGMALRPWAQPVTEEKSFTVGKPLAVVYALLAADLPADARKGFLEEFKKKGNWQGVPIGQIVFKYADGTEAALPLLYGTHVRAVAADEDFPQAYGAMATTALPVGDQQRVAYLTPLTNPSPDKPVAEIRFVPGTLGAKPLLLGLATRGVWAAE